The Triticum aestivum cultivar Chinese Spring chromosome 4B, IWGSC CS RefSeq v2.1, whole genome shotgun sequence sequence ACTCAACCCGAGGTCCACCATACATAAGTCTGATATAAATAGAACTCAATATTTGATTTAGATGTACATGAAATTTACTTAAGTTGTAAAAATGACAACCACCAACATGCGCATCTCTCTTGATATTACAAGTGTGCAGCTACGATTTTGGCCATGTTAGACCAGAGCTTAGGTTCCACTTTTCATGGAACTATCACATTCTAAGTCATACTATGGTTTAGCAAAATTCCTAGATGAACGGCTGTCAAGGCTTACAACACACGCCGCATCATAATCTAATGCATCGCTGTTTCTCTGATAGTTTAGGACATATGTACCAGAAAGATGGTGCATGGTTCCTATTTGTGCATGTAGCAACAGCGGCTTCATGATTGAACAAAAGATTCCCATATGGTCTAATTTATTTACATAGCAATACACCACTTTGTTAATTGCTGATGCGCACGCATTACTTTCTTCTCTCCTCCACTTAGCATGGTGAGGGCAACTGGGTAGCTCCGTTGGACAACGAGATGAAACCCCAAGATGCAGATGGAAGACTCCCGGCTTCCTTCATGTTCGGGCCGCAATTTATAGAACAAAAGCTCTATCAGCTGTGCTCATCGGAGGTATGTCAATGTCCAAGGAGAGCAAAAATAGGCTGTTTTTGTTTGATACAAGAACCAGATCTTAATACATCTCCTAATTAAGAGATTTGCTAATGAATCCGCCATGCAGGACGTCGCCCTAGCGAAATCTCTCATACGAGTCGGCTCATTGTTCCTGGAAGACCTGCAAGCCCGGCAGCCATTCACCGAGGAACGCTACGGCTCGGTCCGCAAGGTCTACGTAGTATGCAAGCAAGATGTGACCATACCAGAGGCGTACCAAAGGTTGATGGTGGCCAACAACCCGGTGGACGAGGTCAGAGAGATCGACGGTGCAGATCATATGGCGATGCTCTCGGCGCCTGAACAGGTTGTCAAGTGCATCCTCGACATCGCTGAGAAATATAAGTAAGTTTATGGTGTCGATGGATGTATGCACATGTCCCGGACGAAAACATGAAAATCTGCTGTAATAATCAAACGTACTTTGGTGCCCCTAGTCATCGTTGACTAGTTGTCAGTgggtgcttggccttctcaagcTGTCTTTTCTTTTTGGAAACCTGGACCGTAGAACAATAGTTCTACGGCAATTATATTAAAATAAAGTAATATTTACATGTAGCAACAAAAGTGCAAAAAAGCCTAAAAAAGCTCTATCCAATGCCCATTCGTGGAAGCATGGCTCAGTTACAGATGATTTTCAATCCAACCCTTGATTTTTTGTGCTCTGCTTGGTTTAGCTCTGTGAACTGTCGCAGCGAGTGTTTCTTCATGTAGTAGGACCAGATCATAGTGTGAGGTGCAGCTATCCTAAAAATCTTATCATTTCTTACTGACCAGATGCTCCAACATCCAACCAGAATGATGTCAAGTGCCAGATCATGAGGTAACTCATATATCCTTAGGCAGATTTCATCCATGCTTGAAATTCCTCTTCGTCTATTAGGTAGAATCAGGTTCCAGCAGTCCAGTGCAAAGTTGCAATCCCAAAAAAGATGTATGACCGATTCTTCTGTTTGATCATTGCATAGGGCACAATTATAATCCTCCTAGTGAGGTTGATGTTGGTGGCTAGTGGAGAAGAAGGTTGCGGAGCTCTATGGTTGTTTCTCCCCTAGAGCTATGGACAACTCATCATTCCCGTCTGCCTTGCCCACTGTGATGTCTACCGCTGAGGGCGGGATCATTGCCGTGGATGTGCCTCCGGTGCTGCAGGTGATGCCCGAGCTTCAAGTGTTATGTGTGAGCTCTGATTCGCCTCTATCAGTGAAGCATATGATGGTGGACACGCATGCAACCACGTGTGAGGGACATGATTCAACCTTGACATGTGAGCTGAGTGAGGTGAACTCGCCTGCGTGCTCACATGTGGCTTCTGCTCCCATTCCACCCCCGCCGACGGATAATTCCAATGCTCTCTTTACAAAAGAGCTTTGTGACTTGCTCGCAAGCGTGGAGACTGTTAGCCCTGGAACTGGAAGGGCGATTGCTTGCCTCCTGATGGGAACGACATTCAAGGGCAAATACAAGAAGGCAAGTGATTGCCCTCGGACTGGTATAGTGAAGGAGAAGTCACTAAGGTGCAAAGGCAAGAAGAGTGGCGCCATAGGTAAGGCGCCCGCAGCTGCTTACTGGATGATCCTGGTCCCTCGGCTCATCCTCACGGTTTGGGTCGTCATTGTGGTTTTGGCGTGCTCCATTATCTTTTGTCGGGATGTTCTTGTCGGGTTCAAAATTGTGGTGTACAAACATGAGGAGTTATTGTGTGTTAGGAGGCTTTGGCGGGTTGCACGTGTGCTCGTGGGGTCATGATTGGTGAGTAACCCAATTATGGTCTGATTGTAttggttttagcccggtttttcatagattaaccgggcaattctcttcttcttaattaatcgatgaggcagttattttgcctccgtttcaaaaaaaatcctcTAAGTGCATGGATCTTCTTTTCAAGAGGTTCCTGGTATTGATACGGTCATAAAGCAGTAACCAGAAAAAGAATATGTGCCTCAGTTGCGCATCAGATTTCAATAAGGATCTGAAGATCGGGTGGCAGGTACTCGGTCTAATTATGGCTTTATACATCTTTAGAACCGAGAAGTTGCTGGATTTCCATGGATTTCCCCGTTTGTCTCGTCCTTGCAGTTGTCCCCTATCCTGTACTTGTGACTGCGGCTGTAGGAATTGCTGGTATGCTTGGGAGGATAGAGGGAGTTGAAACATGTCCTCTAAATTGGGAACTTCCAAAACTTTCTGCAGAAAGATATCTGTACTGTAGAATGAGGCTAGTTGTGGGTAGCTGATCTGCATCGCTTGACCCTTCCATTTGTCCTTCCAGAATGCAATTGTGTTGCCTAAACCAGCTACACACAATGGCTCCTCTTTACATAGAGGGAGTAATTTATGCACTGCTTTCCACCAGAAAGAGCTTGTATGTCTGTCATCAAGGAGATGTTGTGTGTAATATGATTCCCATAGAATCTGTCTGGGTCTATTATCCATGAGACACGACAATAGTATTGAAGCATATGGATCATCATAACGGTTTAATGGTGTAACAAAGAGCACTAACAACTTATGAACTCTACCTAGGTTCCtacaagtccttttagagattccactatgaattACATATGAAGTGAATCTACAGTCTGAAACACGTCTATGTAcattcgtatgtactccctccatccggaaatacttgtcatagaaatggatgtatctagatgtattttagttctagatacattcatatttatccatttctccgacaagtatttccggacggagggggtagtatgtagtggaatctctagaaagatcCATGCACTTAGTCCAGGCCTCTTGCCGGGTAACtctgaagccaccgtctaggcaacatctgtcgctactcctgtCCAGTTGAttaagggatgctgatagtccaggcctaataccaaacagacctcgcagcaagcctaacatctaaaaccCGAGACCCCAACTAAGCCACTTGCGGGTATGGGGCACACACTGGTTCGGCACGCTCTCAGAGGCCACCGCCGTCAACTGCCACAactccatcttcagagttgtacggacgcatcaaccttgctcggtctagctgtcgtcgacgccaccacgacgccaaacaaCGCTACTATCCTGCGCTCGTCTATCAACACACGCCCAACAgtgagaccccgctgctccatgccacTGAGACCCGCCGTTATCGACGTGTCTGATGCAACAACGCTCCTCCTTCACGAACACCACCTGCTGCCACTGGTCCATCCCCTCCACCTGCAGTTCCTCTGCACTCCCAACCAAGCCCCAGTGTCCCTGACGACACCTCCAGGAAGGTCACAACGCGAACAGCGCCGCTGCCGCCAGATCCGAAGAGAATTGAAGGTTTTCACCCGAGCCGGGATTGGGGTGGCTAGACTGGGCCCTCAGCTGCGCCTTCATGAAGGAAAGCGACGCCCGTGGACGTCGCTGCCGTCGGGCCGGCCAGACCGGACAAGGTCTCCCCCGGGCCCAAAGTACACCATCGGGGCTCACCATCACCAGAGCCTGCAGCTGCAAACCACTGGGACGACGAGAGAGGCAACGGGAGAAAGGGGAACCTCCAGATCTGACGCAACGGAGCACCCCGCCACGGTTCGACTCCACCAGCGACCTGCCACCCGCGCAGCCGAGCACGCTGGCCAGCGTCACCTATAGACGTTGCcagccgccggacgccgccgcctcgccgacagGGCTGCCGCCCAAGGATCCACAGGCCACCGATGCGATACTCCGGCCTGCACGCCGACGGGGTTGATCCGGGCGCCGAGATACCCGCCGCTACCTTCCCCGGCGCTCGCGCGAGCTTTGCCGGTGGCCATCTCTGGTGGCCGCGGGGAAGGGAAGGGGATGAGGGGAGGTGACGCGGCGAAAGATCAGATCGGCCCCAAGTCGCCCGGGGGGGCGACGCGAGGGCCGCATTTGTGCCCTCGGCGCTCTGCACTGAGAAAATAAGAACATGCCTTGGTCGCCATATACTCGTACCTGGTCCAAAATTTTCCATCTAGGCATCATATCTTTGCGTGGAATGGGTGATGTGAATTTGCTACCGACTGGCCATAACTATTAAGCTGTACCAATGGACCCCCATCGATCGATGTTGCGCTGCTACGCACACCTTGTAATGTCACTGACCGATGCACACCCCGGTGAACAGTACAATGTGGTTGTTGATCTACATTCGTTTGAAATGATTTACTAGTGGTACTCAGCAATGAAGAGGGGGAGGCGGAAGGGCGTCATTGGCCTGTTGGGCAGGAAGAAGAGGATCGGATTCCAAGGACCTTGATGTATTATTTTTCTATTTTGTAGGAATGTTTTTTTACGGGTTAAATTTTGTACTTCTAGTTTTGACCGATACTAGATTTGAGGTTTCTTTTTTTGATCGTACTCTCCTGATTGGATGTATGCTTTGTTCTTCTCTTTTTtatataaggctggtcatagtggggagtaacttagactagtaacatacatatgttactagtctatgttactaccttcatagtgggtagtgtcataggtgtggtaacatagttgccttcatttattactttgtagactcattatgcattggaaaccgctatgtgatggtaacatattatgttactctatttgcctctctcctcattaactacttgtcacatcatcatttttgcttatgtggcatctatgttactatctatgttactcccactatgaccagcctaatgacATGCGGTGCATGATTCTAACAAATTCTCTTTCTTCCttttaacatggtatcagttttaccTCGATCATACCTAGCCGCCTCCGCTTCCGCACCTACGCGCcgtccccggggcggtcggccttcatgatcgccgcccgtacctagggttcgtccgctggTCATATTGACTGGCTGCCCTAGAGTCTTTTCACCCGATCTCTTGATCCGGATTTTTCTTTCTCCCGCCGGTCACCTTGATCGGCGGTTTCTTTTTGTTTTTCGATCTATGCTTGATTGGTTTGCGTCGGTCATCACTGTCGTCGACACCCGTGCGCCTCTACTTCGGCACCGGCGAGACCGGCCGGCTCCTTCATTGACCCGACGACCTCGCGCGACAGGCGCCCCCTCACGGCCGTCGTCtgcgcgccggcccgcccgtcgatctacgccggccgtctCTGCCCTGCTCCAACCGGGATTCATGCAGCGGCCCATCATAACCGTCGTTCGCGTGCTAGCCCGCACATCGATCCATGCCACCCGCCTTCGCCGAGTCTACACGATGGCCCTGTTGTCTGCCTCGCCGGCTTCGTCCCCGGCTGCGTCGGGCCAGCTGCATCAGGCTCGTCGGCTACCTCAGCTCGGGCGCCGCTACTATGTTGGTTGCTCGGGCCTCGCTGCCTgggcgccggcgctgctttggcagcccgggtgctGGTGCTGACACGCTCATCCGCACGACGTCCCACGCCGTCCGTCGTCGCCAGCTTCATCttggactccgccgccaccccgcgTCCACCGAGCGGCGTCTCTTACCTTGCGcacgatcggcttgatcacccgctcgccgccgcgattggcctcatctacgccgcgcgactgACCTGTCCCGTTGGTTGTGCGTGCGGGACCAGTGAAGATCGTCCCGAGATCAGCGCGCCCCTCCAGCGGCCGAGCAACGGGCTgctgcagcgccgccgccccgtggttctcggCACCTCGTTGCTGTGTCGCCCCTTCAGGCCATAGCGCCGCGATACGTGGTCCTCGCCTCCACCCCGAGGCAGTCTCCGCGGTTGCACCGACTGCcctccgccgctgcgccgccccttcgggttgtagcgccgcggcccgcggtctccGCTGCCGCCCCGAGGACTTCTTGTCGTCGCCTCGACCTAGCCGCCGtcgctgcgtcgcccctttgggCCATAGTGCCGCAGCCCACGGTCCACTCTGCCGTCACCGCGTGTCGACTTCTCGTGGTACGCACCGCGTCGCCTCTGTCGGCGTGGGaatgccaccgtccgcgccggtctccGTCACACTGGCgggttcctcgcctacttcgagcacagCCGTCGCGTTTCTAActtagccgccgccgctgccgctcttctttggccgccgccgctgctacacccgtagccgccgccgcccatccaccctccttcgtcttcgtccaacaCCAGCctgtcgccagcgtcgccgtcatcttcccTGACCACTTCCAAGCatcgttggtgacatcggcccctcgccgattggcgccacaaccgtcgtcgagtcttcttctctgctggccctccTACCCCTcgacatggcgtacaactcgtGCAGGTCCCTCATCTACGCATGTCCGGTGCCAGCAACACCGATGCGTgtcttcgtccacgacgtgtccccgggcctagcaagcctggtgcggcgcttcgtcaacttcgtcttcatcCGTCTACGCATACTCGGtactggcaacaccgatgcgtgcattcatccatgatgtgtccccggtcttggcaaacccggcgcgacgcgtcgtcaatACCATCTTCTCCCAgacgcaccactacttcgacaccactgcgcccatgactaactcggcacCTCCTTGTGCCCGCGGCttcacggcgacttcctcgacaccagcTACCCTGACTCAATATCGatcacggcattcttcgcacggctacaccacctacgctctcggctacctcgacaaacgacacaaagggctaccgcaTTGCTTGAGCAATCTCGCCGGTTTTCACTCCAACCATGACTTACGTGATGCATCGACCATTACGATtatggggggtgtccgtcggcttgccttagAATTTTTCTCCAGTCTCAccatctgcgtcgctaccgttgtgaccgTGGAaaatgttgagtataatgtttatttagAAAACTTAGGATAACGTAGGATTTGTTCCTACCTtaacttgtactccaagatgaccatgtactcttatatatatgcccatgaggctcaagcaatacaacaactattccatcagtcattttgttagagttgtgtcgaatattgtgtacaaggtaggttatagttggacttgtagttgtatagtgtttacataggatgtgaagtcgtgtcctagtaggacacttgtatcctaggcctctcatatatagcgggggtagacacacgatgtaacctatgccaacataatagcatagGCGCGCAAGGGGAGCCGGCggtgtgtgccggcgcccgggtggccggtgtgcggtattgtgacggtgtcaacgggaggagcgcccgtagttaagccccggggatgtagccacatcggtgaacctcgttaacaaatctcggtgtcgtgctcgtgtgatgattgcttggtcctcggatgattgaCGGTAtccctcggatttattctaacaagtggtatcatgagcaaggttcgaaGAGGCTGTGGATTGTTGATCTAAAGGAAAAAGTCTATCAAGAGATATGCGTACATCAGGAAGGCTAAGGATTTGACAAAGCAAATAGCTAGCATTGAGAGTTGAGCCTAGGAGCTACACCACGTGAAGACCAACATTGTTTTGGTTGAATTGCTACTAGCACTGGGAGGTGACCACGTTAGGTTTACTTATGTACTTTGGCATCGTGGAAAGAAGCTTGGTTATTTTTGCAAGGTCAGCCGTACAAAGAATCATGACGCCATCGGGCAtcgggtttgaggtggagaagttcatcGGAACTagaaaccttgggttatggcagacaaggacggaagatttgttggcacaacagggatgcttgaaggcATTGCGGGAAGTCAATtcagctaagatggaattatcaCGTGATGGATGGAAATTCGCGAAAGATGATTTGGGAACCTTGAGCGTGTCATATAGTCGAACGAGTTCGGCTAGGTCGGACCGGGCAGTCTGAcgggatcgacgcaagtcggttggtacagaagacggtgcggGATCGGCGATGATGatgtaggagcgtgatgctgatggtgaccgacttctggggcgtggaaacacgtggcgcaggccccgagggcttgtgtggcttcgacaagactatggcgcggggttgattcaagacggtgcacatgagagcttgaagtcaACGGGGCGTGTGGGTGTACTGATCATCTACCatagagtcatgttgaaggtggagctggattgaggggctacggtgtaaggatccaggaaatcgaagcctattcagcaaaCGGGAAAAAGCGAGTGACACGTAGTTTGGActagagcccagtggtctgatggaagcgtgaaactcgtcatcggtcggtgatgatcgatggtactctgcagtgggggttgagtggtgtgggttcgcgacccttgagactcgacctggacagcggaggctcgacgcggtaatagcggcgaggtgtGCGCTATGcatgggacatggagacgggccagggctctggtggtcatacatgtggtgagacaactgcgaatttgactcgggatgactacaagcaatggtgaaattccttcaagtttcagacagacatcaagaaaggagcggtgatgttgagttcaggtaactcttatgtgtgacacccaatatgtgagttgttcactttcacgcaggtcagtgatcagtgtgtgatggcgttggattgatactctggaagttgggagcgcaaactagagtaatgtggaacttaatttcgctcgagtgttgactgtggtcaagaaaagaagggactacaagttgcaggtggagtcacatggagtctttggagtagcaacggtgctcatgggataaactcaagttcaatgtacatggaagtttgacgcatggacgaatccaaggtggtgaagaatattcgccaaggtggagtttcttagagttgtgtcgaatattgtgtacaaagtaggttacagttggacttgtagttgtatagTGTTTACACAGGATGTGAAGtcatgtcctagtaggacacttgtatcctaggcctttcATATATAACGgggatagacacacgatgtaacctatgccaacataatagcatatGCGCGcaaggggagccggcggcgtgtgcctgcgcccgggtggccggtgtgcgttATTGTgaggtgtcacggggaggagcgtccGTAGTCAAGCCccaggatgtagccatatcggtgaacctcgttaacaaatctcagtgtcatgctcgtgtgatgattgcttggtcttcggatgatcgacggtatgcctcggatttattctaacacatTTTTCTCCCTTCTAACAAGTAGCAAAACCAGATTTATTTGTGATTGGTCGTTGATATCCTGGCTTTTGTTTGGCTAGCGCGCTTGGCGGTTGAGAAATCATATCACGAGTTCACGACGGAGTTTGTGCCCTCGGCGTACCGTAGAATAAGCACGCGTTCATGGACGCTTCAACCAACCATAGAGTTTGACACGTCGATCGATTGGCCAATCGTTGACGCACTGCGACATCGCCATTAATCACCGGTGCCGCTCAAGCGCGCCTATCCTGTTCCCGGCGACAGGCTAGCTCGAAAGCGCTTGGTATAGCGCAGTGCATGCGCCGCGTGCTTCACGTGTTTCTTGGTCCACCTGAGAAATGAGTGACCTTTATCCATGTCCACATATATCCACCTGGTCCCTCTATCCCACGTAACCAAGCCCATCCCCATAGCTAGCGTCGGTCTGCGCCAACCTAGCTGGTTAAACGCGTACAGTGGAGAGGGCAATGGAGAAGAGCAAGGTACCTCTGCTGGAACCTGCTTGGCCGCCGGCGGACATTGATAGGCGGAGCAGCGCCGGGGGAGATGAAAGTGAGAAGGAGGAAGGGCTGGGGCAGCGGCTGGTGGAGGAGAACAGGAAGCTGTGGGCGGTGGCGGGGCCGTCCATCTGCACACGCTTCTCCACGTTCGGACTCACCATCATCAGCCAGGCCTTCATCGGCCACATCGGACCCACAGAGCTCGCCGCCTACGCGCTCGTCTCCACCGTCCTAATGCGCTTCAGCATCGGCGTCCTGGTAATTCGCAGCtgttctttttcttgttcttcctctttcgATCGCTTTGTGAATACATCGTCAATCATCGTCTGTAAAGTCATTTGATGTGCTTATTATAGTCACGTAGTGTCACTTATCGAAAGTACACTAAGCATCATGGAcatgtttggactgcagatgggCATGGCGAGCGCGCTTGAAACGTTATGTGGTCAGTCGTACGGTGCCAAACAGTACCACATGCTAGGAATCTACCTCCAACGCTCATGGGTCATCCTCTTCGCCTGCGCCGTCGCCATGCTCCCCATCTACCTCTTCACCTCCCCGCTCCTCGTCTTCCTCGGCCAGGACCCTGCCATCTTTGCGGTCGCCGGCACCATCGCCCTCTGGTACATCCCCATCATGCTCTCCAGTGTCTGGTCCTACACGCTCCAGATGTACCTGCAGGCGCAGAGCAAGAACGCCATCATCACCTACCTCGCCTTCCTCAACTTCGGCATCCACCTTCTCCTCTCCTGGCTCGCCACGGCTAGGTTCCACCTCGGTCTCGCGGGGGTGATGGGCTCCAATATCATCGCCGTGTGGATCCCTGTATTTGGGCAGCTTGTCTTTGTCTTCTTCGGTGGATGCCCTCAGACGTGGACAGGGTTCTCATCAGCTGCATTCGCCGATCTCGGTGCTGCCTTCAAGCTCTCCATGTCCTCTGGTGTGATGCTTTGGTAAGCAAGAACCATTAACAACTTCACTCCCTGATTTTCAAGTTGTTCCgagaaagggtttccccccgctttatattataaagccaaCGACCAAGCATCCAACATAAGAGTACAGGCATCGAACAAGTCAACAAGTCATGCTGGGGGCACAGCGGAACAAGCcccaaaagaagaagaagacagaAAAAGAAAGCTAATCTGGctcgggtgggggtggcggaggaggaggtgcTGGCGAGAGGGCAGCGGCCGAAGATCGAAGGCCTGCGCTGATGCTGTCAAGGATGTCCCGATCATGCCGCTTGCTAAGCGGTCTCCAGAGCTGTAAGAGGCCACACATTTTA is a genomic window containing:
- the LOC123091631 gene encoding protein DETOXIFICATION 21; protein product: MEKSKVPLLEPAWPPADIDRRSSAGGDESEKEEGLGQRLVEENRKLWAVAGPSICTRFSTFGLTIISQAFIGHIGPTELAAYALVSTVLMRFSIGVLMGMASALETLCGQSYGAKQYHMLGIYLQRSWVILFACAVAMLPIYLFTSPLLVFLGQDPAIFAVAGTIALWYIPIMLSSVWSYTLQMYLQAQSKNAIITYLAFLNFGIHLLLSWLATARFHLGLAGVMGSNIIAVWIPVFGQLVFVFFGGCPQTWTGFSSAAFADLGAAFKLSMSSGVMLCLEMWYNTILVLLTGNMKNAQIALDALSICLNINGWELMISVGFLGATGVRVANELGAGSARRAKFAIANVVITSFFIGFVLFVFFLFFRGNIAYMFTESRAVAGAVADLSPLLAFSILLNSVQPVLSGVAVGAGWQSAVAYVNITSYYMIGIPLGVVLGYIVGFQVKGIWIGMLVGTLVQTVVLVFITLGTDWQKQVKIAHERLKRWYMDEDTRLQGSAGK
- the LOC123090047 gene encoding salicylic acid-binding protein 2-like → MKPQDADGRLPASFMFGPQFIEQKLYQLCSSEDVALAKSLIRVGSLFLEDLQARQPFTEERYGSVRKVYVVCKQDVTIPEAYQRLMVANNPVDEVREIDGADHMAMLSAPEQVVKCILDIAEKYK